The sequence TGGCCAATCTGGACATCAACCAAATCAACTAATTGATTTTGTTCTTTCTCATTAAGCGGGTTGGACTGGGAGATTGATTTGATGACTCCATTGTCTCGGTTAATTGGTGCGAACTCAAAATAGCACATGGTGGGAATAAGGGTGTAAGAGACTTCGCTGGGATTACAAAAGGGGTTCAGGTTGATTCCAAAGAAGCATTCCGAGGAACCATACGTGGTAGAGACAAGAGGGAGGCCGTTGCTGTAATAATCAAGGGTCGGTATATACTGTGACATGCTTCCGGTTACAATAACATCCACATACTTGGTGTTAGGCCACAACCTAGCGATGATCCCTTGCCATGAATCTCTACTGCATTCAGCCTCGATGGAGTCAGCTAACTCTGGGTCAGGTTTGAGGATTTTCATCACTGACTCTCTCACTGACTGATCTGTAATTTGGGTGTTAAGGGTTCCCATTCGAATATCGTTACAAAGTAGAGACCAGTGCTTTTCTAGGAACCGGATGGAACGGATGAAGCCAGATGCAAAGTGCGAGCCAATCCTGAGGACTTCTTTGCATTGGTAGAGACCACAAAGCATTTGGGAGTACATGTTTTGGTAAGAGTCTGGGCAGAGAGTGGTTTCAGCTGGACTAGTGTAGTTTGCATAGGGGCTAAAGCGGTGATTCTTGAAATAAGGACTCTTGGCCATACTTGTTAAAACAGGGCTAGCTGGTAATCCTCCTGGGGTCTTGGCTTCGGATTTTATGGACCAGAAATACATTCCCTTGCCCTTCTCCAAATCTGGAACAAATTGGCTTATCACAGGCATCACAAGGCTGCTAAGCTGAAATCTCTTCCCAATCTCTTCTGGAATTGTTGGCATCAATTTTCTCTCCCCTCCAGACGTCCCAGAACTGCACATAAAGAATGCACTTCAGCTTAAATTAAAGACAAAGAATACACACGCCAGAACGAGATCATCTTAATGAGATACAGAGAATATGAATTGTGTACTTTATAATAGGACACTATTGAGATGGAGATGCACATTTCGAAAAGACAAACCTTGTCAAGAATTCAGAGATGGGTTGGGAGCAGAAGATTGGAGATTTATCACCATTGGCTATACGGTTAATATCAGGCTGAATATCTTCGTAGGTGATGACAGGCATGACTTTCTTGAACGTCTCTCTATCAGTGTGACCATTGAGATCATGGCGCTGCAAGTACTCAACATTGGCATTTTGAGAGAGGATTTCAGCAAGAACTCTCTTTTGGACCTCATCAACGTTGGTCGTGACCTCTTCAATGAACTGAAGAGCCCTCTTGTTTTCCTCCCCTATACTACCCTCAGTGGCCTTCATCGGGCTCTTTGATGCCGCAGGTATGGTTCTTTCCATATTAATAAAGACCTGGCtgagtcaaattttttttactagGTGAACAAAATGTATAGTATGTGTGTGGATGAAGGTTGAAGTAGCTTTATATAGAGGACGTTTAGGGCGACGTTAAAAGCAGAGACAGATGGGGTGTATTGACTATGGGCTCAACTGAATTCAGTATGTAAACTTGTCTCTGATAGTTCACAAATGGAGTATGTTTCAGTGGCCTTCAAAGATATACAACTTTAAGGCCAcacataaattttctttttgataattGTGGACTTATTAGCACAGAGGAGCTCATACATCCATGCGTTGTGCTCTTACCACTAGACTAAAGCCATACAACATTGACctttgaaaagaaataaacaaatcaacatagaataaaaaataacagcATGGCCTGATCATCATACAATTGCCAACAGTTGCAATTATAATATTTCCCATCTGTTTAGTGTGGTTTCATTCTTTATACATATGTTGCTTAATTTCCTGACATCATCACCATGTGTTTCATatgttt is a genomic window of Solanum stenotomum isolate F172 unplaced genomic scaffold, ASM1918654v1 scaffold10560, whole genome shotgun sequence containing:
- the LOC125849785 gene encoding indole-3-acetic acid-amido synthetase GH3.6-like, whose translation is MERTIPAASKSPMKATEGSIGEENKRALQFIEEVTTNVDEVQKRVLAEILSQNANVEYLQRHDLNGHTDRETFKKVMPVITYEDIQPDINRIANGDKSPIFCSQPISEFLTSSGTSGGERKLMPTIPEEIGKRFQLSSLVMPVISQFVPDLEKGKGMYFWSIKSEAKTPGGLPASPVLTSMAKSPYFKNHRFSPYANYTSPAETTLCPDSYQNMYSQMLCGLYQCKEVLRIGSHFASGFIRSIRFLEKHWSLLCNDIRMGTLNTQITDQSVRESVMKILKPDPELADSIEAECSRDSWQGIIARLWPNTKYVDVIVTGSMSQYIPTLDYYSNGLPLVSTTYGSSECFFGINLNPFCNPSEVSYTLIPTMCYFEFAPINRDNGVIKSISQSNPLNEKEQNQLVDLVDVQIGQEYELVVTTYSGLYRYRVGDVLRVAGYKNNAPQFYFVCRENVILSIDSDKTDEAELQNAVKNAVHNLIPFDTNVAEYTSYADTATIPGHYVLFWELSVNGSTQIPPSVFEDCCLTIEESLNSVYRQGRASDKSIGPLEIRIVEIGTFDKLMDYCVSLGASLDQYKTPRCVKFEPLVELLNSRVMSRHFSPTCPNWVPGNKQWNNMN